A single Penaeus vannamei isolate JL-2024 chromosome 22, ASM4276789v1, whole genome shotgun sequence DNA region contains:
- the LOC113828775 gene encoding pupal cuticle protein 36-like, producing MKFFGLILSLLFAVAAPQGYDIGTPSGASLTSGPGFTTGGSGATGGVLINGGGATGCQEGEVLHVDGTCVTPEVTRKVYLFNVPEQERVVGPAPSIPPPAVDHNILFVRLPEEAPAPDPIVLPPPRQNNIVYVLNKQEEQTQRVIEVPAQPQADPEIYFVNYQDGENPTLPLGVDLETALSAAAAAGGQVLGGVDGAVGEAGVGGTAGFGGFGRLGGVGGITGGHGGNGLVGVNGLGGVNGAGVDRRVNGGAGGFHTGSGGRPVGLYTTP from the exons ATGAAGTTCTTC GGTTTAATATTATCACTTCTTTTTGCTGTTGCGGCACCTCAAGGGTACGACATCGGTACTCCCTCTGGCGCAAGCCTTACATCCGGTCCTGGATTTACTACTGGCGGTTCTGGAGCAACCGGTGGAGTCCTCATCAATGGAGGAGGTGCAACTGGATGCCAAGAGGGAGAAGTTCTTCACGTAGATGGGACATGTGTAACTCCTGAAGTCACAAGAAAGGTCTATCTTTTTAATGTTCCTGAACAAGAGAGAGTCGTTGGTCCAGCACCTAGTATTCCTCCTCCAGCAGTGGACCACAACATCTTGTTCGTGCGCCTTCCTGAGGAAGCACCTGCACCTGACCCCATCGTACTTCCTCCACCAAGGCAGAACAACATCGTCTATGTGCTCAACAAGCAAGAAGAACAAACTCAACGAGTGATCGAAGTACCAGCTCAGCCACAAGCTGATCCCGAGATTTATTTCGTCAACTATCAAGATGGAGAGAACCCGACCCTTCCCTTAGGAGTAGACCTTGAAACTGCTCTCAGCGCCGCTGCTGCAGCCGGTGGTCAGGTTCTAGGAGGCGTCGATGGAGCTGTTGGAGAAGCTGGAGTTGGTGGAACAGCCGGCTTTGGTGGTTTTGGTAGATTAGGTGGCGTAGGTGGAATTACGGGAGGACACGGAGGTAATGGTCTCGTGGGTGTAAATGGACTTGGCGGCGTTAATGGCGCCGGTGTTGATAGAAGAGTTAATGGTGGAGCGGGAGGATTTCATACTGGCTCCGGGGGTAGACCAGTAGGCCTATATACCACTCCCTAG